A genomic window from Lycium barbarum isolate Lr01 chromosome 4, ASM1917538v2, whole genome shotgun sequence includes:
- the LOC132638338 gene encoding probable boron transporter 7 codes for MEKPKTPLKGVLDDIKGRITCYKRDWLDSCGTGVRILAPTAYIFFASALPVIAFGEQLSRETDGAMSTVETLASTAICGIIHSILGGQPLLILGVAEPTIIMYTYLYTFVKDRPDMGPKLFVAWAGWVCIWTALMLFLLAIFNACNIIPRFTRLAGELFGMLITVLFLQEAIKGVVSEFTIPKGEDPEREEFHFHWLYTNGLLAVIFSFGVLLASIKSRGARSWRYGTGWMRSFIADYGVPLMVVLWTAMSFGVPGKIPSEIPRRLFCPLPWEAKSLYHWTVIKDMVRVPVLYIFAAFIPALMIAGLYFFDHSVAAQMAQQKEFNLKNPSAYHYDLFLLGVMTLICGLLGIPPSNGVLPQSPMHTKSLAVLKRQLIRKKMVKCAKEGIKQNATKSEIYGKMHAVFVEMDATSKRTADKELENLRAAVMKQDDGEDGTEEKFDLEKHIDAHLPVRVNEQRVSNFLQSLLVGCCVLAIPVIKKIPTSVLWGYFAYMAIDSLPGNQFWERLLLLFIPSGRRFKVFEGLHASYVELVPFKFIVKFTMLQFLYFLICFGVSWIPIAGILFPLPFFLLIPIREHVLPKYFPPEYLKELDAAEYDEFAGVPKEREIADEENDDDFSDAEILDEMTTHRGELKHRSVSLTERQHQVYPHETSEV; via the exons ATGGAGAAACCGAAAACTCCCTTAAAGGGAGTCCTTGATGATATTAAAGGAAGGATAACATGCTACAAACGCGATTGGCTTGACTCATGTGGCACAGGCGTAAG gATACTGGCTCCAACAGCATACATTTTCTTTGCTTCTGCTCTTCCTGTGATTGCTTTCGGAGAGCAATTGAGTAGAGAAACAG ATGGAGCTATGAGCACAGTTGAAACACTTGCTTCTACTGCTATATGTGGAATCATCCATTCCATTTTGGGTGGACAGCCTCTGTTGATCTTAGGAGTTGCAGAACCAACAATTATCATGTATACCTACTTGTACACTTTTGTTAAGGATAGACCAGACATGGGGCCAAAGCTGTTTGTTGCCTGGGCAGGATG GGTTTGTATCTGGACCGCGTTGATGCTGTTTCTTCTTGCTATATTCAATGCTTGCAATATCATACCTAGGTTTACGAGGCTTGCAGGGGAACTCTTTGGCATGTTAATCACAGTTCTTTTCCTCCAAGAGGCTATTAAG GGAGTAGTGAGTGAATTTACTATTCCAAAAGGTGAAGATCCGGAACGAGAGGAGTTCCACTTTCATTGGCTCTACACGAATGGGTTACTGGCAGTTATTTTCTCGTTTGGTGTTCTTTTAGCTTCTATTAAAAGTAGAGGAGCTAGATCATGGCGTTATGGAACAG GTTGGATGCGAAGTTTTATAGCCGACTATGGGGTTCCCCTTATGGTTGTGTTGTGGACAGCAATGTCTTTTGGTGTGCCTGGAAAAATTCCCTCTGAAATTCCTCGAAGGCTCTTTTGTCCTCTCCCTTGGGAGGCTAAATCATTATACCACTGGACTGTGATCAAG GATATGGTAAGGGTCCCAGTGTTGTATATCTTTGCGGCCTTCATTCCAGCTCTCATGATAGCTGGTCTATACTTTTTCGATCACAGTGTTGCTGCACAGATGGCACAACAGAAGGAGTTCAATCTTAAAAACCCATCTGCTTACCATTATGATTTGTTTTTGCTTGGGGTCATG ACTTTGATATGCGGATTACTTGGAATTCCCCCTTCTAACGGGGTACTTCCACAATCACCAATGCATACAAAGAGCCTTGCTGTACTCAAGAGACAG TTAATTCGGAAGAAAATGGTGAAGTGTGCGAAGGAAGGTATTAAGCAGAATGCAACAAAATCAGAGATATATGGAAAGATGCATGCCGTCTTCGTTGAGATGGATGCTACATCAAAG CGCACGGCAGATAAGGAGTTGGAGAACTTGAGGGCAGCTGTTATGAAACAGGACGATGGAGAAGATGGAACAGAAGAAAAATTTGACCTTGAGAAGCACATTGATGCCCACTTGCCTGTCCGAGTAAATGAGCAAAGAGTTAGCAACTTTTTGCAATCTCTACTTGTGGGATGCTGTGTGCTTGCTATACCTGTGATCAAGAAGATACCCACCTCAGTCCTTTGGGGATATTTTGCATACATGGCTATTGACAGTCTCCCTGGTAATCAATTCTGGGAGAGGCTGCTGCTGCTTTTTATTCCTTCTGGTAGAAGATTCAA GGTCTTCGAAGGGCTACATGCCTCCTATGTTGAGTTGGTCCCATTCAAATTCATTGTCAAGTTTACAATGCTCCAGTTCCTGTATTTCTTAATTTGTTTCGGAGTATCATGGATACCTATCGCTGGAATACTATTCCCTTTGCCTTTCTTCCTTCTCATACCTATTAGAGAGCATGTTCTTCCCAAGTATTTCCCACCCGAGTATCTTAAGGAATTAGATGCAGCTGAGTACGACGAATTTGCTGGTGTTCCAAAG GAGAGAGAGATAGCTGATGAAGAAAATGATGATGATTTCTCTGATGCTGAGATATTGGATGAGATGACAACACACAGAGGTGAACTAAAACACAGATCTGTCAGCCTTACCGAAAGGCAACATCAG GTTTATCCACACGAGACTTCTGAAGTGTAA